A region of Lacinutrix sp. Hel_I_90 DNA encodes the following proteins:
- a CDS encoding sodium:alanine symporter family protein translates to MQKLDQFIADFASFVWGLPLLIILIGGGLFLIIYSKFLPFRYLGHAIQVLRGKYDNPNDPGEISHFQALTTALSTTIGMGNIAGVAVAIAIGGPGAMFWMWISAIIGMSTKFFTCTLAVMFRGKDSNGAIQGGPMYFITEGLGKHWKPLAVFFCLCGMIGVLPVFNVNQLTQAINDIVLIPNGVAVSFGSNLAVGLVLVAMTSLVILGGLNRISKVAAKLVPSMVILYFVLVLIILFTNIEVLPKYFKLIFTDAFAANNFKGDSFLGGMVGGLILLGVRRGAFSNEAGIGTAPMAHGAAKTAEPIREGLVAMLGPAIDTLIVCTLTALAILVTDVWQTSDANGVSLTASAFAKTMPIYGKYLLMICIAVFSISSLFSYSYYGMKCASFLFGAHNKHYFNYFYIVSIIVGATTSLSLMLNLIDGVFALMAIPTMLATIALAPKVLKEAKRYFSTLKKV, encoded by the coding sequence TTGCAAAAGCTAGACCAATTCATTGCCGATTTCGCTTCATTTGTTTGGGGATTACCCTTATTAATCATCTTAATAGGGGGTGGGTTATTTTTAATCATTTATTCTAAATTTTTACCCTTTCGCTATTTAGGTCATGCCATTCAAGTTTTACGAGGTAAATATGATAACCCAAACGATCCAGGAGAAATCTCTCACTTTCAAGCCTTAACAACGGCGTTATCCACCACTATAGGTATGGGAAACATTGCTGGTGTCGCTGTCGCAATTGCTATAGGAGGTCCAGGGGCTATGTTTTGGATGTGGATAAGTGCCATTATAGGAATGAGTACCAAGTTTTTTACCTGTACACTTGCTGTGATGTTTCGGGGAAAGGATAGCAACGGCGCAATTCAAGGCGGTCCAATGTATTTTATAACTGAAGGTCTAGGTAAGCACTGGAAACCATTAGCAGTATTTTTCTGCCTTTGTGGAATGATTGGTGTCTTGCCCGTTTTTAATGTGAATCAGTTAACACAGGCCATTAATGATATTGTTTTAATTCCCAATGGTGTTGCAGTCTCTTTTGGCTCAAACCTAGCTGTAGGTTTGGTATTAGTAGCCATGACGTCGCTTGTTATACTAGGCGGCTTAAACCGAATTAGTAAAGTGGCCGCTAAGTTAGTGCCGAGTATGGTGATTTTATATTTTGTGTTAGTATTAATTATATTATTCACCAATATAGAGGTGCTGCCAAAGTATTTCAAACTTATTTTTACCGATGCTTTTGCTGCTAATAACTTTAAAGGCGATTCGTTTTTAGGCGGAATGGTTGGCGGACTCATTTTGTTGGGTGTCCGTCGTGGTGCCTTTTCTAACGAAGCAGGGATTGGTACGGCGCCAATGGCGCATGGCGCAGCAAAAACAGCAGAGCCTATTCGTGAAGGTTTGGTCGCTATGTTAGGGCCAGCAATAGATACCTTAATTGTTTGTACTTTAACAGCTTTAGCTATTTTAGTAACAGATGTTTGGCAGACGAGTGATGCGAATGGTGTGAGTTTAACCGCTTCAGCTTTTGCTAAAACCATGCCTATTTATGGGAAGTATTTATTAATGATATGTATCGCAGTGTTTAGTATTTCATCATTATTTAGCTATTCCTATTACGGAATGAAATGTGCCTCTTTTTTGTTTGGAGCGCATAACAAACACTATTTTAACTATTTCTATATCGTGAGTATTATTGTAGGTGCAACGACTTCTTTAAGTTTAATGTTAAATTTAATTGATGGCGTATTTGCCTTAATGGCCATTCCAACAATGTTAGCAACCATTGCTTTGGCACCAAAAGTATTGAAAGAAGCAAAACGTTATTTTTCAACATTAAAAAAAGTATAA
- the acs gene encoding acetate--CoA ligase, translating into MSNYHIKHLEEYYQVYRKSVNHPEAFWEEIAEEHFLWRKKWDKVLTWDFSKPEVQWFEGAKLNITENCIDRHLLTRGDKTALIFEPNNPSEGSQHITYKSLHERVCRFANVLKEKGINKGDRVCIYLPMIPELAVSVLACARIGAIHSVVFAGFSATALATRINDADCKMVITSDGSYRGAKTIDLKGIVDEALENCDCVTTVLVAKRIHTDINMKGGRDHWLQPLLDDAYHDFPPEIMDAEDPLFILYTSGSTGKPKGMVHTTAGYMVYTAYTFKNVFQYTEKDVFWCSADVGWITGHSYILYGPLANGATSVLFEGVPNYPDFSRFWEIVEKHKVSQFYTAPTAIRALAKEGVAYTQKHDLSSLKVLGTVGEPINEEAWHWYDDNIGKNQAPIVDTWFQTENGGIMITPIPYVTPTKPTYATLPFIGIQPCLMDEEGKEIVGNQVSGRLCVKFPWPSIARTIWGDHKRYKETYFTAFENKYFTGDGALRDEVGYYRITGRVDDVIIVSGHNLGTAPIEDAINEHPAVAESAVVGFPHDIKGNALYGYVILKDTGESRDQENVRKEINQIITEQIGPIAKLDKIQFTNGLPKTRSGKIMRRILRKIAHKDTNNLGDISTLLNPEVVQSIIKNAL; encoded by the coding sequence ATGAGTAATTACCATATAAAACATCTGGAAGAATACTATCAAGTGTATCGTAAATCGGTAAATCATCCTGAAGCGTTTTGGGAAGAAATAGCCGAAGAACATTTTCTCTGGCGTAAAAAATGGGACAAAGTACTCACATGGGATTTTAGCAAACCCGAAGTCCAATGGTTTGAAGGCGCAAAATTAAATATCACCGAAAACTGTATTGATAGACATTTACTAACCAGAGGCGATAAAACAGCGCTTATTTTTGAGCCGAATAATCCCAGCGAAGGATCACAACATATTACTTATAAGTCTTTACATGAACGCGTTTGCAGGTTTGCCAATGTCTTAAAAGAAAAAGGAATAAATAAAGGCGACCGGGTTTGTATATATCTTCCAATGATTCCGGAATTAGCGGTTTCTGTATTGGCCTGTGCAAGAATTGGAGCAATACATTCAGTGGTGTTTGCTGGGTTTTCGGCTACGGCTTTAGCAACAAGAATTAATGATGCCGATTGTAAAATGGTGATTACTAGCGATGGTTCTTATCGTGGTGCTAAAACAATTGATTTAAAAGGCATTGTAGACGAGGCCTTAGAAAACTGTGACTGTGTAACTACGGTATTAGTGGCGAAACGCATTCATACCGATATTAATATGAAAGGCGGCCGTGACCATTGGTTACAACCCTTACTCGATGATGCTTATCATGACTTTCCACCAGAAATAATGGATGCTGAAGATCCACTGTTTATACTTTATACCTCGGGGTCTACAGGTAAGCCTAAAGGCATGGTGCATACCACTGCTGGTTATATGGTCTATACCGCTTATACTTTTAAAAATGTGTTTCAGTATACAGAAAAAGATGTGTTTTGGTGCAGTGCAGATGTCGGTTGGATTACAGGACACAGTTATATTCTTTATGGTCCTTTAGCTAATGGGGCAACTTCTGTCTTATTTGAAGGTGTACCAAACTATCCAGATTTTAGTCGTTTTTGGGAAATTGTGGAGAAGCATAAAGTGAGTCAGTTTTATACAGCTCCAACGGCTATTAGAGCATTAGCGAAAGAAGGCGTAGCCTACACTCAAAAACACGATTTATCGTCCTTAAAAGTATTAGGAACTGTAGGGGAGCCTATTAATGAAGAAGCATGGCACTGGTATGATGATAATATTGGTAAAAATCAAGCCCCCATTGTAGACACCTGGTTTCAAACTGAAAATGGAGGTATAATGATAACACCAATTCCATATGTTACACCGACCAAACCTACCTATGCCACACTTCCTTTTATTGGTATACAGCCCTGTTTAATGGATGAAGAAGGTAAAGAAATCGTAGGAAATCAAGTTAGTGGCCGTTTATGTGTTAAGTTTCCATGGCCGTCCATTGCGCGCACCATTTGGGGAGACCATAAACGCTATAAAGAAACCTATTTTACCGCTTTTGAAAACAAATACTTCACTGGTGATGGTGCATTGCGTGATGAGGTGGGCTATTATCGTATTACAGGTCGTGTAGATGACGTTATTATTGTTTCTGGACATAACCTTGGTACGGCCCCTATTGAAGATGCCATAAATGAACATCCAGCAGTTGCAGAATCTGCAGTGGTAGGTTTTCCACATGATATAAAAGGAAACGCGTTGTATGGCTACGTTATTTTAAAAGATACAGGTGAGAGTAGAGATCAGGAGAATGTACGTAAAGAAATCAACCAGATTATTACAGAACAAATAGGACCAATTGCTAAATTAGATAAAATTCAATTTACTAACGGATTACCAAAAACCCGAAGTGGAAAAATTATGAGACGTATTCTTAGAAAAATAGCCCATAAAGATACTAATAACCTAGGCGATATTAGCACCTTGTTGAACCCAGAAGTGGTACAAAGCATTATTAAGAATGCGTTGTAA
- a CDS encoding CsbD family protein, whose product MNKEQFEGKWKQIKGDFKKKYGKITDNEYKEAEGDFDKLAGKVQEKYGKSKEELKKEVDSW is encoded by the coding sequence ATGAACAAGGAACAATTTGAAGGAAAATGGAAACAAATAAAAGGTGATTTTAAAAAGAAATATGGTAAAATCACAGACAATGAATACAAAGAAGCTGAAGGTGACTTTGACAAGTTAGCCGGTAAAGTTCAAGAAAAATATGGTAAATCTAAAGAAGAACTTAAAAAAGAAGTAGATAGCTGGTAG
- a CDS encoding alpha/beta hydrolase: MIKKYILPLLLISFCSSCASKKIEDISYLEKENTKDALKLNVFHPREKKAEKLPVVIFVHGGYWTEGDKDTYGFLGRNFSKNDVVTVIPSYTLSPHANYDTMATEIAKALEWTVNNIETYKGDPEQIYLMGHSAGGHLIALISTNPKYLENTKAIKGVILNDAAGLDMYTYLQNNPPTTKYNYKTTWTEDPEQWKKASPLYFVDKNTPPFLIYIGEKTYASIKKQNAIFIAKLNEFQAEVKPIFLDKKHVPMMSQYFFPWTKRYDEIMAFIKKN; the protein is encoded by the coding sequence ATGATAAAGAAATACATACTTCCATTACTACTAATAAGCTTTTGTTCAAGCTGTGCCTCAAAAAAAATTGAAGACATCTCCTATCTTGAAAAAGAGAATACTAAAGATGCACTCAAGCTTAATGTTTTTCATCCTAGAGAAAAAAAAGCAGAGAAATTACCAGTGGTTATCTTTGTACATGGAGGCTATTGGACAGAAGGCGATAAAGACACTTACGGATTTCTAGGTCGTAATTTCTCTAAGAATGACGTCGTCACTGTCATCCCATCGTATACCTTAAGTCCGCATGCCAATTATGACACTATGGCAACAGAGATAGCAAAAGCATTAGAATGGACCGTTAATAACATTGAAACTTATAAAGGAGATCCGGAGCAAATTTACTTAATGGGACATTCAGCAGGAGGGCATCTTATCGCATTGATAAGTACCAATCCAAAATATTTAGAAAATACTAAGGCCATTAAAGGGGTTATTTTAAATGATGCTGCAGGATTAGACATGTATACGTATTTACAAAACAATCCACCAACCACTAAATATAATTATAAAACCACTTGGACTGAAGATCCTGAACAATGGAAAAAGGCGTCTCCACTGTATTTTGTAGATAAAAACACACCACCATTTCTTATTTATATAGGCGAAAAGACCTATGCGTCCATCAAAAAACAGAATGCTATTTTTATTGCGAAACTTAATGAATTCCAGGCTGAGGTCAAACCCATTTTTTTAGATAAAAAGCATGTCCCCATGATGAGTCAGTATTTTTTTCCGTGGACAAAACGCTATGATGAGATTATGGCATTTATTAAAAAGAATTAA
- a CDS encoding Crp/Fnr family transcriptional regulator: MINIREYIEKIVVISDKDWQLFSSKLENRVFKKRSKILDVGETENYISFIESGIARFLIPKEEEDKDITFGFCFKNEFISAYDSFLTRKPSLYQLEALTSISMWSISYQDLQEVYEKTAIGNLIGRLSSERLFLIKSKREQALLNDSAEQRYLNLFTERPNLIKEIPLKYIASYIGVTPQALSRIRKRIS; this comes from the coding sequence ATGATAAACATTAGGGAATATATAGAAAAGATAGTCGTTATTTCAGATAAAGATTGGCAATTATTTTCTTCGAAATTAGAAAATAGAGTTTTTAAAAAAAGAAGTAAAATATTAGACGTTGGTGAGACTGAAAACTACATTTCTTTTATTGAAAGTGGTATTGCCCGTTTTTTAATTCCGAAGGAAGAGGAAGATAAAGACATTACTTTTGGCTTCTGTTTTAAAAATGAATTTATAAGTGCTTATGATTCATTTCTCACTAGAAAACCCTCACTATACCAATTAGAAGCCCTTACGAGTATTTCTATGTGGAGCATTTCTTACCAGGATTTACAAGAGGTTTATGAAAAAACAGCGATTGGAAATTTAATTGGCCGCCTTTCCTCTGAGCGCTTATTTCTTATCAAATCTAAACGCGAACAAGCGCTTTTAAATGACTCGGCAGAACAGCGTTATCTTAATTTATTTACTGAGCGTCCAAATTTGATTAAAGAGATTCCCTTAAAATACATAGCCTCTTATATTGGCGTGACACCACAAGCACTAAGTCGCATTCGTAAGCGTATTTCTTAA
- a CDS encoding acyl-CoA desaturase, which yields MKIIILILILWYTGLFFQTFFLHRYAAHQTFTMSKVTERICFFLTWVFQGSNYLSAYGYGVMHRLHHAYADTENDPHSPKYDANVFTMMWRTKNIYQDINKKRIAVADKFTKNVPQWEAFDKFASSRISRITWGALYTVFFILFATAWWHWLFLPVAFLMAPIHGVIINWFAHIYGYTNFKVNDTSKNLLPFDFLMMGEGYHNNHHTHSSRANFGVRWFEVDITYCIMVVLDKLRIIKLKKAAV from the coding sequence ATGAAAATTATAATTTTAATACTAATACTGTGGTATACCGGTTTGTTTTTTCAAACCTTCTTCTTACACCGCTATGCAGCACACCAAACCTTTACCATGTCTAAAGTAACAGAACGTATTTGTTTCTTTTTAACCTGGGTGTTTCAAGGCTCAAACTATTTAAGTGCTTATGGCTATGGCGTAATGCACAGGTTACATCATGCCTATGCAGATACAGAAAACGATCCGCATTCACCAAAATATGATGCCAATGTGTTTACGATGATGTGGCGTACAAAAAACATCTATCAAGATATTAATAAAAAACGCATTGCTGTGGCAGACAAATTTACTAAAAACGTCCCGCAGTGGGAGGCCTTTGATAAATTTGCTAGCTCAAGAATCTCCAGAATTACTTGGGGGGCATTATACACGGTCTTTTTTATTCTGTTTGCAACCGCATGGTGGCACTGGTTATTTTTACCAGTAGCCTTTTTAATGGCACCTATTCACGGTGTGATTATCAATTGGTTTGCACACATTTATGGCTATACAAATTTTAAGGTGAATGACACCTCAAAAAACCTTTTGCCTTTCGATTTTTTAATGATGGGCGAAGGCTACCATAATAATCACCACACACACAGTAGCAGAGCCAATTTTGGCGTACGTTGGTTCGAGGTAGATATTACCTACTGTATTATGGTCGTTTTAGACAAATTGAGGATTATCAAACTGAAAAAAGCGGCTGTTTAA
- a CDS encoding nucleotide pyrophosphohydrolase, giving the protein MSEFKNIIDLLIKFRDERDWKQFHNSKDLALAISIEAAELNELFLWKSNEDVDKERLKEELADIFSFALLLAEKHELDISSIIKNKIKLNSEKYTVEKSKGSAKKYDQL; this is encoded by the coding sequence ATGAGTGAATTTAAAAATATAATAGATTTATTAATAAAGTTTAGAGATGAAAGAGATTGGAAACAGTTTCATAATTCAAAAGATTTAGCACTTGCTATTTCAATTGAAGCAGCAGAATTAAACGAGCTATTTTTATGGAAATCTAATGAGGACGTTGACAAAGAAAGGCTAAAAGAAGAATTAGCTGATATTTTTTCATTTGCTTTACTTTTAGCAGAGAAACATGAATTAGATATTTCTTCTATCATAAAGAATAAAATTAAACTTAATAGCGAAAAATATACTGTTGAAAAATCTAAGGGTTCAGCTAAAAAGTATGATCAACTATGA
- a CDS encoding DNA/RNA helicase domain-containing protein — protein MIDKQAFKIERHNFDILSIDSLDNHYANNLWPIVYLINDDKVKELYVGETTDAIKRLKSHLKNNKKNKLTTFRLISSSKFNKSAALDIESLLIKYISGDGQYKLLNLNLGIANHNYYQKSEIYWDVFKNVWDGLRREGIAKHSLSHIDNSDLFKYSPYKSLTEEQKKGLYLIVDNLLNENVHNTVIEGGAGTGKTILAIFLFKLLNSEITDFNFRDFGDDEIELKYKIDKLKQKYPKPKMALVVPMSSLRTTLKRVFKNVKGLKASMVIGPAELGKSHFDIVIVDESHRLRRRVNLGAYFGSFDKVNDKLNLDKFSGNELDWVVLQSSKAILFYDEGQSIKPSDILKEDFDKLKFKFDTKIEFLQSQFRVKGGNSYVKYVDDLLNCNLGNIQEVYKDKNYDFTLFDNIESLISEIKLRNKEVGLARMIAGYSWKWISNKDGGLLDIKIEDTQLKWNSTNIDWVNSPNAIDEVGCIHTTQGYDLNYSGIIFGEEISYSKERNEIIIIEENYYDANGKQSIRKPSELKDFIINIYKTILLRGIKGTYVYACDKDLRDYLSTYILPHESTSIMNETIHLKIENDQFENSVPFYNIHAAAGNFSELQTIDDNKWIELPEYVRFAKDYFACKVVGESMNKIIPNNSICLFKKYRGGSRNGRIVLAKSTGIQDRDFGSGYTVKEYSSTKDVNEETWSHTSIILKPKSLDDSYEQIMLDYDTLEDFEIIGVFEMVLI, from the coding sequence ATGATTGATAAGCAAGCTTTCAAAATTGAAAGACATAATTTTGATATTTTAAGCATTGATTCATTAGATAATCATTATGCTAATAATCTTTGGCCAATCGTATATTTAATAAATGATGATAAAGTAAAAGAACTATATGTCGGAGAGACAACAGATGCTATAAAAAGACTAAAAAGTCATTTAAAGAATAATAAAAAGAATAAACTAACTACTTTTAGACTTATCAGTAGCTCAAAATTCAATAAGTCAGCAGCATTAGATATTGAATCACTTTTAATAAAATATATTTCTGGTGACGGTCAATATAAGTTGTTGAATTTAAACCTTGGAATTGCAAATCATAATTATTATCAAAAAAGTGAGATTTACTGGGATGTATTTAAGAACGTCTGGGATGGATTGCGACGAGAAGGAATTGCAAAACATTCTCTAAGTCACATTGATAATTCTGATTTATTTAAATATTCTCCTTACAAAAGTTTAACTGAAGAGCAAAAGAAGGGGCTCTATTTAATTGTAGATAATTTGTTGAATGAGAATGTTCATAACACTGTAATTGAAGGTGGGGCAGGTACAGGAAAAACAATTTTAGCAATTTTTTTATTTAAATTATTAAATTCTGAAATTACGGATTTTAATTTTAGAGATTTTGGTGATGATGAAATTGAACTGAAATATAAAATTGATAAGCTTAAACAAAAGTATCCAAAACCTAAAATGGCTTTGGTAGTGCCAATGTCTTCATTAAGAACTACATTAAAAAGAGTATTTAAAAATGTAAAAGGATTAAAAGCAAGCATGGTAATTGGTCCAGCAGAGCTTGGTAAATCTCATTTCGATATAGTTATTGTTGATGAATCACATAGATTAAGAAGAAGAGTAAATTTAGGAGCTTATTTTGGATCTTTTGATAAGGTTAATGATAAGCTTAATTTAGATAAGTTTTCTGGAAATGAATTAGATTGGGTTGTCTTACAAAGTTCAAAAGCAATATTGTTTTATGATGAAGGTCAATCGATAAAGCCATCTGATATTTTAAAAGAGGATTTTGATAAACTTAAATTTAAGTTTGATACCAAAATTGAATTTTTACAATCTCAATTTAGAGTAAAAGGAGGAAACTCTTATGTTAAATACGTTGACGATTTACTTAATTGTAATTTAGGGAATATCCAAGAAGTCTATAAAGATAAAAATTATGATTTTACTTTATTTGATAATATAGAATCTTTAATCAGTGAAATTAAATTGAGAAATAAAGAAGTTGGTTTAGCCAGAATGATTGCTGGATATTCTTGGAAGTGGATTTCTAATAAAGATGGTGGTCTTTTAGATATTAAAATTGAAGACACACAACTAAAATGGAATTCAACAAACATTGATTGGGTTAATTCTCCTAATGCAATTGATGAGGTAGGTTGTATTCATACTACTCAAGGATATGATTTGAATTATTCAGGAATTATATTTGGTGAGGAAATTTCATATTCGAAAGAGAGAAATGAAATTATTATAATTGAAGAAAATTATTATGATGCAAATGGAAAACAATCTATTAGAAAACCAAGTGAATTAAAAGATTTCATTATTAATATTTATAAAACTATTTTATTAAGAGGCATAAAAGGAACATATGTTTATGCATGTGACAAAGATTTAAGAGACTATTTATCAACTTATATTTTACCTCATGAATCAACTTCAATTATGAATGAAACGATTCATTTAAAAATAGAAAATGATCAATTTGAGAATAGTGTGCCGTTCTATAACATTCATGCAGCAGCAGGGAATTTTAGTGAGCTTCAAACAATAGATGATAATAAATGGATTGAGTTACCAGAATATGTTCGTTTTGCAAAAGATTATTTTGCTTGTAAAGTTGTTGGAGAATCAATGAACAAAATTATACCTAATAATTCTATTTGCTTATTTAAAAAATATCGTGGAGGTTCAAGAAATGGAAGAATAGTTTTAGCTAAATCAACAGGAATTCAAGATAGAGATTTTGGCTCAGGATACACAGTAAAAGAATACTCTAGTACTAAAGACGTGAATGAAGAAACTTGGTCACATACATCAATTATTTTGAAACCTAAATCTTTAGACGATTCTTATGAACAGATAATGTTAGACTATGATACATTGGAAGATTTTGAAATAATTGGTGTTTTTGAAATGGTTTTAATTTAG
- a CDS encoding proline iminopeptidase-family hydrolase — translation MKTKLIILSVILATCFSCKEETKDTYLYEETTTAETYLEPQEDDQFLGGIKMIPITTPKGTFKVWTKRVGNNPTMKVLLLHGGPGMTHEIYECFDGYFPQETIEYYYYDQLGSYYSDQPKDLSLWDLDRFVEEVEQVRIALGLDKDNFYLYGQSWGGILGLQYALKYQEHLKGLIISNMVASIPEYQEYSDTVLAPKMNPEVLAEILEYEAAEAYSDPKYLELIVNNYYTEHVIRMPVEQWPEPVNRAFKHLNPEVYVTMQGPSEFGIKGDATLKNWDVKDRLKEITVPTLTIGATYDTMNPKHMEWMSTEVQQGRFLLCPNGSHLSQFDDQKVFFKGLISFIKDVDAGRFGKS, via the coding sequence ATGAAAACCAAACTCATAATACTAAGTGTCATACTTGCAACCTGTTTCTCCTGTAAAGAAGAAACCAAAGACACCTACCTGTACGAAGAAACCACAACGGCAGAAACCTATTTGGAACCACAGGAAGACGATCAGTTTTTAGGCGGGATAAAAATGATCCCCATCACCACCCCAAAAGGAACGTTTAAAGTCTGGACCAAACGTGTGGGCAACAACCCCACCATGAAAGTTTTGTTATTACATGGCGGACCAGGCATGACCCACGAGATTTACGAGTGTTTTGATGGGTACTTCCCGCAGGAAACTATAGAATATTATTACTACGACCAATTGGGGTCTTATTACAGCGACCAACCCAAAGACTTATCGCTTTGGGATCTCGACCGTTTTGTTGAGGAAGTAGAACAAGTACGCATCGCTTTAGGTTTAGATAAAGATAATTTCTATCTCTACGGGCAAAGTTGGGGCGGAATTTTAGGCTTGCAATATGCTTTAAAATATCAGGAGCATTTAAAAGGCTTGATTATTTCTAATATGGTGGCGTCTATACCAGAATACCAGGAGTATAGCGATACCGTATTAGCACCAAAAATGAACCCAGAGGTGTTAGCCGAGATTTTAGAATACGAAGCCGCAGAAGCGTATAGCGACCCAAAGTATCTGGAGCTCATCGTTAATAACTATTACACAGAACATGTGATTAGAATGCCTGTAGAACAATGGCCAGAACCTGTTAACCGTGCGTTTAAACACCTCAATCCAGAAGTGTATGTCACTATGCAAGGGCCAAGTGAATTCGGTATTAAAGGGGATGCAACACTCAAAAACTGGGATGTTAAAGACCGACTGAAAGAAATTACGGTACCAACTTTAACTATTGGAGCAACATATGACACGATGAACCCAAAACATATGGAATGGATGTCTACCGAGGTGCAACAGGGGCGCTTTTTACTCTGTCCAAACGGGAGTCATTTATCACAGTTTGATGACCAGAAGGTGTTTTTTAAAGGGTTAATCTCCTTTATAAAGGATGTGGATGCTGGACGTTTTGGGAAGTCATAA
- a CDS encoding GIY-YIG nuclease family protein, whose product MKTAHVYFMANKNNTTIYVGVSSHLVKRVYQHKNKIYKGFTSRYNCDKLVYFEAYDSIVKAIAREKQIKKGNRKNKEKLIATMNPEWNDLSDGWLFNFDS is encoded by the coding sequence ATGAAGACCGCTCACGTGTATTTTATGGCAAATAAAAACAATACCACCATTTATGTTGGCGTGTCTTCGCATTTAGTAAAAAGAGTGTATCAGCATAAAAACAAAATATATAAAGGGTTTACCTCTAGATACAACTGCGATAAATTAGTTTATTTCGAAGCCTATGATTCTATAGTAAAAGCTATAGCTAGAGAAAAACAAATTAAGAAAGGGAATCGGAAAAATAAAGAGAAACTCATTGCAACAATGAATCCTGAATGGAACGATTTATCTGATGGTTGGTTGTTTAATTTTGATTCATAA